A genomic window from Flavobacterium hankyongi includes:
- a CDS encoding aminotransferase class V-fold PLP-dependent enzyme → MLDIQKIRADFPILEQKVNGKPLIYFDNGATSQKPKVVIDAISKYYQEINANIHRGVHTLSQLATDAYEASREKVRSHINAKEVYEVIFTSGTTQGINLVANGFASLISKDDEVMVSAVEHHSNIVPWQFLCERTGAKLVVIPMNEKGELVMSEYDRLLSSKTKIVAVNHISNALGTINPIEHIIKKAHEVGAVVLVDGAQATPHIKPDVQALDCDFYVFSGHKICGPTGVGILYGKEEWLNKLPPYMGGGEMIKEVTFEKTTYADLPHKFEAGTPNIADGIVLGTAIDYLNEIGFDNIQKQEKELLSYATEKLLEIEGLKIFGTSENKTSVVSFNIEGIHPYDIGTIIDKLGIAVRTGHHCAQPIMNYFDIPGTIRASFSFYNTKEEIDTFVEAVKKAKMMLS, encoded by the coding sequence ATGTTAGATATCCAAAAAATAAGAGCCGATTTTCCCATTTTAGAGCAAAAAGTAAACGGAAAACCCTTAATATATTTTGATAACGGTGCGACTTCACAAAAACCTAAAGTGGTTATTGATGCAATCTCAAAATATTATCAAGAAATAAATGCCAACATTCATAGAGGAGTACATACTTTAAGCCAATTAGCGACTGATGCTTATGAAGCTTCTCGTGAAAAAGTAAGAAGTCATATTAACGCCAAAGAAGTTTACGAAGTAATTTTTACATCAGGAACAACTCAGGGAATTAATTTGGTTGCCAACGGTTTTGCTTCATTGATTTCTAAAGATGACGAAGTAATGGTTTCGGCTGTAGAACACCATAGTAATATTGTACCATGGCAGTTTTTGTGTGAAAGAACAGGAGCAAAGTTGGTAGTGATTCCAATGAATGAAAAAGGGGAATTGGTAATGTCTGAATATGATAGATTACTTTCATCTAAAACCAAAATTGTGGCTGTAAATCACATTTCTAACGCATTAGGAACAATTAATCCTATTGAACATATCATTAAAAAAGCGCATGAAGTTGGCGCTGTTGTTTTAGTTGATGGTGCTCAAGCCACACCACATATAAAACCTGATGTGCAAGCTTTAGATTGTGATTTTTATGTATTCTCGGGACATAAAATTTGTGGGCCAACTGGTGTTGGAATTTTATACGGTAAAGAAGAATGGTTAAATAAGCTACCACCTTACATGGGTGGAGGAGAAATGATCAAGGAAGTAACTTTTGAAAAAACCACTTATGCCGATTTACCTCATAAGTTTGAAGCAGGAACACCGAACATTGCTGATGGAATTGTTTTAGGGACTGCGATTGATTACTTAAATGAAATTGGTTTCGATAATATTCAAAAACAAGAGAAAGAATTGTTGTCTTATGCTACTGAAAAGTTATTGGAAATTGAAGGTTTAAAAATCTTTGGTACTTCAGAAAACAAAACTTCAGTAGTGTCTTTTAATATAGAAGGAATTCATCCTTACGACATTGGAACAATTATTGATAAGTTAGGTATAGCAGTTCGCACTGGTCATCATTGTGCTCAGCCTATCATGAATTATTTTGATATTCCGGGTACCATTAGAGCAAGTTTTTCGTTTTATAATACAAAAGAAGAAATTGATACCTTTGTTGAAGCTGTTAAAAAAGCTAAAATGATGTTGTCATAA
- a CDS encoding SufE family protein, producing the protein MTIQEIQEEIVDEFSMFDDWMQRYEYIIELGKSLPLIDEQYKTEENIIKGCQSKVWVHAEQKEDKVVFTADSDAILTKGIIAILIRTFSNQTPKQILDANTNFIDEIGLKEHLSPTRANGLVSMVKQIKMYALAFEAKN; encoded by the coding sequence ATGACAATTCAAGAAATTCAAGAAGAGATAGTCGATGAGTTTTCAATGTTTGACGATTGGATGCAGCGATACGAATACATTATCGAATTGGGGAAATCACTTCCTTTAATTGATGAGCAATATAAAACTGAAGAAAATATAATTAAAGGCTGTCAATCTAAAGTTTGGGTACATGCTGAACAAAAAGAGGATAAAGTTGTTTTCACTGCCGATAGTGATGCTATTTTAACTAAAGGGATAATTGCAATCCTGATAAGAACTTTTTCAAATCAAACACCCAAACAAATTTTAGACGCAAACACCAATTTTATTGATGAAATTGGGCTTAAAGAACATTTATCACCAACACGTGCAAACGGATTGGTATCGATGGTTAAACAAATTAAAATGTATGCACTGGCCTTTGAGGCTAAAAATTAA
- a CDS encoding SUF system Fe-S cluster assembly protein, with protein MEEFNDTINLGEEVVKILKTIYDPEIPVDIYELGLIYDVYVNEDLDVKILMTLTSPNCPVAETLPNEVKEKIEKIGEVKTCEVEITFDPPWSKDLMSEEAKLELGML; from the coding sequence ATGGAAGAATTTAACGACACAATAAATTTAGGAGAAGAGGTTGTAAAGATTTTAAAAACTATTTATGATCCAGAAATCCCTGTAGATATATACGAGTTAGGGTTGATTTACGATGTGTATGTTAATGAAGATTTGGATGTAAAAATCCTTATGACATTAACTTCGCCTAATTGCCCAGTTGCCGAAACATTGCCAAATGAAGTAAAGGAAAAAATTGAAAAGATTGGTGAGGTGAAAACTTGTGAAGTTGAAATCACTTTTGATCCACCTTGGAGCAAAGATTTAATGAGTGAAGAAGCTAAGCTAGAGTTAGGAATGCTTTAA
- a CDS encoding DUF2480 family protein, producing the protein MQDEIINKVATSSLVVFDLEDYYKAGVRTQIDISQWLIEGFLLKEKDFREALKNHDWSQYQNHYVAINCSTDAILPAWASILVASYVAPFSKKVVLGNLSDLEISIYESELSSIDFSQYKDKPVILKGCSKKPVPESAYILAIQKLQENAKSIMYGEACSAVPIYKSKK; encoded by the coding sequence ATGCAAGACGAAATCATAAATAAAGTAGCCACAAGTTCTTTAGTAGTTTTCGATTTGGAAGACTACTATAAGGCAGGCGTGCGTACTCAGATTGATATTTCGCAATGGCTTATTGAAGGTTTTTTGTTGAAAGAAAAAGATTTTCGTGAAGCTTTAAAAAATCACGATTGGTCACAATATCAAAATCATTATGTAGCCATTAATTGTTCAACAGATGCTATTTTACCTGCTTGGGCTTCCATTTTAGTTGCTTCATATGTAGCACCTTTTAGCAAAAAAGTTGTTCTTGGTAATCTTTCTGATTTAGAAATTTCAATTTATGAATCAGAATTATCATCTATTGATTTTTCCCAATACAAAGACAAACCAGTTATTTTAAAAGGTTGTTCAAAAAAACCAGTACCTGAATCGGCTTATATTCTAGCAATACAAAAACTACAAGAAAATGCTAAAAGTATAATGTATGGCGAGGCTTGCTCTGCTGTACCTATTTATAAATCAAAAAAATAA
- a CDS encoding DUF3078 domain-containing protein: MKKIIITSLILFSYGLISAQVNEKALINKTAEAAEKTKDTTNMGWKKAGNFVFLFNQSAFNNEWLGGGTSNMAGNISLNYDFNYKTPNIVWDNKIFAAYGLTKLKDQETTKSDDRFEFTSLLGKKASGYWYYSAFLNFKTQMDTGFKKVAFTNDNGTPLITTDDFADTQNVTISHFFSPAYLQVGPGMLWKKSDNLKVNIAPATSRFIFVHNHFTEFGSAFGVDQGDSFRFEFGAALNGYYKFNVMENVSMENILNLYSNYLENPQNVDIDYQMNLVMKINKYLSTNLSFQAIYDDNAIGAFQIREVFGLGLNYGF, from the coding sequence ATGAAGAAAATCATAATAACCAGTTTGATTTTATTTTCTTATGGATTAATTTCGGCTCAAGTCAATGAAAAAGCATTGATAAACAAAACTGCAGAAGCAGCAGAAAAAACGAAAGACACCACTAATATGGGTTGGAAAAAAGCAGGGAATTTTGTTTTTCTTTTCAACCAATCAGCTTTTAATAATGAATGGCTTGGTGGCGGAACTTCAAATATGGCAGGAAATATAAGCCTAAACTATGACTTCAATTATAAGACTCCAAATATAGTTTGGGATAATAAAATCTTTGCTGCTTATGGTTTAACGAAACTTAAAGATCAAGAAACTACCAAATCTGATGATCGTTTTGAATTCACATCTTTATTAGGTAAAAAAGCATCAGGGTATTGGTATTATTCAGCATTTTTAAATTTTAAAACCCAAATGGATACGGGTTTCAAAAAAGTGGCTTTTACGAATGATAATGGTACACCTCTAATTACTACCGATGATTTTGCTGATACACAAAATGTAACCATTTCGCATTTCTTTTCTCCTGCTTATCTTCAAGTCGGACCTGGTATGCTCTGGAAAAAATCAGACAATCTAAAAGTGAATATTGCACCAGCCACTTCACGTTTTATTTTTGTCCACAATCATTTCACCGAATTTGGCTCAGCTTTTGGAGTTGATCAAGGCGATTCTTTTAGATTTGAATTTGGTGCAGCTTTAAATGGCTATTACAAATTCAATGTGATGGAAAACGTTTCGATGGAAAATATATTGAATTTGTATTCTAATTATTTAGAAAATCCACAAAATGTCGATATCGATTATCAAATGAACTTAGTCATGAAAATCAATAAATACCTTTCCACAAATCTTTCGTTCCAAGCAATATATGATGATAATGCCATTGGAGCTTTTCAAATTCGTGAAGTGTTTGGATTAGGATTAAATTACGGATTTTAA
- the hflX gene encoding GTPase HflX, translating into MLEKEKINFEKTVVVGIITQLQSEEKLNEYLDELEFLTFTAGGEVVKRFSQKMDKPNPKTFVGSGKLEDIKYYIKDNDVKTVIFDDELTPAQQKNITRELDCKVLDRTNLILDIFAQRAETSYARTQVELAQCQYLLPRLTGMWTHLERQRGGIGMRGPGETEIETDRRIVRDRIALLKDKIKVIDKQMAVQRSNRGAMVRVALVGYTNVGKSTLMNAVGKSEVFVENKLFATLDTTVRKVVIKNLPFLLSDTVGFIRKLPTQLVESFKSTLDEVREADLLLHVVDISHPEFEDHIESVNQILQDIKSADKPTIMVFNKIDAYKHLTIEADDLITEKTTKHYTLAEWQNTWMSKLGENNTLFISATEKHNFEELREKVYEAVRKIHITRFPYNNFLYPDYKDAVEKE; encoded by the coding sequence ATGTTAGAGAAAGAAAAAATAAATTTCGAAAAAACGGTTGTTGTTGGTATCATAACCCAACTTCAATCCGAAGAAAAACTAAATGAATATCTTGATGAGTTAGAGTTTTTAACTTTTACAGCTGGCGGTGAAGTAGTAAAAAGATTTTCTCAAAAAATGGATAAACCCAACCCAAAAACTTTTGTGGGATCTGGAAAACTTGAAGACATTAAGTATTATATTAAAGACAATGATGTTAAAACCGTCATTTTTGATGACGAGTTAACTCCTGCACAACAAAAAAACATAACAAGAGAACTTGATTGCAAAGTTTTAGATAGAACTAACTTAATTCTAGACATTTTTGCACAAAGAGCTGAAACATCATATGCAAGAACTCAAGTCGAATTAGCACAATGTCAATATTTACTTCCACGATTAACAGGTATGTGGACTCACTTAGAACGTCAGCGAGGTGGTATTGGTATGCGTGGTCCCGGAGAAACAGAAATTGAAACTGACCGTCGTATTGTTCGTGACCGTATTGCTTTACTTAAAGACAAGATTAAGGTTATCGACAAACAAATGGCAGTGCAACGAAGTAATCGTGGAGCAATGGTTCGTGTAGCTTTAGTTGGTTATACTAATGTTGGCAAATCTACTTTAATGAATGCTGTTGGAAAAAGTGAAGTTTTTGTAGAAAATAAATTATTTGCTACGCTTGACACTACTGTTAGAAAAGTAGTTATTAAGAATTTGCCTTTTTTACTTTCTGACACTGTTGGTTTTATCAGAAAATTACCTACTCAGTTAGTTGAATCTTTTAAAAGTACGCTTGATGAAGTTCGTGAGGCCGATTTATTGCTTCACGTAGTTGATATTTCACATCCAGAATTTGAAGATCATATTGAATCGGTAAATCAGATTTTACAAGATATTAAAAGTGCCGATAAGCCAACTATAATGGTTTTTAATAAAATTGATGCTTACAAGCACTTAACTATTGAGGCTGACGATTTAATTACCGAAAAAACAACAAAGCATTACACACTTGCTGAGTGGCAAAACACCTGGATGAGTAAACTGGGTGAGAACAACACCTTATTTATATCAGCTACTGAAAAGCATAATTTTGAAGAGTTGCGCGAGAAAGTGTACGAAGCTGTTCGCAAAATTCATATTACAAGATTTCCATACAACAACTTTTTGTATCCTGATTATAAAGACGCTGTTGAAAAAGAATAA